The following are encoded in a window of Congzhengia minquanensis genomic DNA:
- a CDS encoding LytTR family transcriptional regulator DNA-binding domain-containing protein, producing MKIRIEVDDAISDEEVIIRCREISSTIQTLQQTLLQSLQKVKLVFYKNNVEYYLPVSSIYFFETAQTTIDAHTKDDVYKIKYKLYELEDLLPRSFVRISKSTIINVDFVYSIDKNLTSSGCVRFYHTHKQVFVSRHYFKALKNRLDERRTYHE from the coding sequence GTGAAAATTCGAATTGAAGTTGACGATGCAATTTCCGACGAAGAGGTCATCATCCGCTGCAGGGAAATCAGCAGCACCATTCAAACGCTTCAGCAAACCTTGCTTCAATCCCTGCAAAAGGTGAAGCTGGTCTTTTATAAAAATAATGTTGAATATTATCTACCGGTCAGTTCCATTTACTTTTTTGAAACCGCGCAAACAACCATAGATGCCCACACAAAAGACGACGTTTATAAAATTAAATATAAATTATACGAGCTTGAGGATCTGCTTCCCCGCTCTTTTGTCCGTATATCCAAATCCACTATTATAAATGTGGATTTCGTATATTCGATTGACAAAAACCTGACTTCCTCCGGCTGCGTACGGTTTTACCACACCCATAAGCAGGTGTTTGTGTCCAGACACTATTTCAAAGCTTTAAAAAACAGGTTAGACGAAAGGAGAACTTATCATGAATAA
- a CDS encoding cytochrome c biogenesis protein/redoxin gives MGFSIETSVPVFTVFLQGLISFLSPCILPLVPLYVSYLAGGAKMVDADGTIRYPRRKVLINTLFFVIGISFAFFLLGFGFTALGRFFSDNRIWFARISGIVMILFGLYQFGVFGKSGALDRERRLPFSLNRFTMGPVPALILGFTFSFAWTPCVGPTLGSVLLMAGVSQTAAKGFLLIGVYTLGFVLPFIAVGLFTTTVLEFFKKHQNIVRYTVKTGAVLLVLMGIMTLTGYLNGITGYLSNLGTGFGNNQSTQSSEPENPSASPTAAPGAEEEEKTVPAPDFTLKDQYGNQHRLSDYKGKTVFLNFWATWCPPCKQEMPEIQALYERYGKNSGDLIVLGVAGPNQDREGSADHVKEFLSKNNYTFPVVLDESGDLFYQYRISAFPTTYMIDKDGNIYGGVASALTGDMMESIVKQTMDANQ, from the coding sequence ATGGGATTTTCAATTGAAACCAGTGTACCGGTATTTACCGTGTTCCTGCAGGGACTGATTAGCTTTCTATCACCCTGCATTCTTCCCCTTGTTCCGCTGTATGTGAGCTATCTGGCCGGGGGGGCAAAAATGGTGGATGCAGACGGAACCATCCGCTATCCCCGCCGAAAAGTTTTGATAAATACGCTCTTTTTTGTGATTGGAATTAGCTTTGCCTTTTTCCTGCTGGGATTTGGTTTTACTGCTCTGGGACGGTTTTTCAGCGACAACCGCATTTGGTTTGCGCGTATCAGTGGAATTGTAATGATTTTGTTTGGCCTGTACCAGTTCGGTGTGTTTGGAAAATCCGGCGCACTTGACCGGGAGCGCCGGCTGCCGTTCTCACTGAACCGTTTTACCATGGGGCCTGTTCCTGCGCTGATTTTAGGGTTTACGTTCAGCTTCGCATGGACGCCTTGTGTGGGTCCCACCCTGGGCAGTGTGCTTTTAATGGCGGGTGTATCGCAAACCGCTGCAAAAGGATTTTTGCTCATCGGCGTTTATACACTGGGCTTTGTTTTGCCCTTTATCGCAGTAGGGCTTTTTACCACCACGGTGTTAGAGTTTTTTAAAAAGCATCAGAACATTGTGCGTTACACCGTGAAAACCGGCGCTGTTTTGCTGGTGCTCATGGGAATTATGACGTTAACGGGCTATTTAAACGGCATTACCGGCTATTTATCGAACTTAGGCACGGGTTTTGGAAATAACCAAAGCACGCAAAGCAGCGAACCGGAAAATCCCTCTGCCTCCCCCACTGCAGCGCCCGGCGCAGAAGAGGAAGAAAAAACAGTGCCGGCGCCGGACTTTACCTTAAAAGACCAGTATGGGAACCAGCACAGGCTGTCTGACTATAAAGGAAAAACTGTGTTTTTAAACTTTTGGGCCACCTGGTGCCCGCCCTGCAAACAGGAAATGCCGGAAATTCAGGCGCTTTATGAACGGTATGGCAAAAACAGCGGTGATTTGATTGTGCTGGGTGTAGCAGGCCCCAATCAGGACCGGGAAGGCTCTGCAGACCATGTAAAAGAGTTCCTTTCAAAAAACAATTATACCTTTCCCGTTGTGCTGGACGAAAGCGGCGATTTGTTTTATCAATACCGCATCAGCGCATTCCCCACCACATATATGATTGATAAAGACGGCAATATTTACGGCGGCGTGGCAAGCGCCCTGACCGGCGATATGATGGAAAGCATTGTAAAACAAACGATGGACGCAAACCAGTAA
- a CDS encoding helix-turn-helix domain-containing protein — translation MNFSQRLQEIMKNNGITKFKLSKQLNVSPSTVANWLNGESRPNIERIRQIAEFFNVSTDFLLTGNNASSQQMLVSNESFEQLERILLDAFRKVSVSDKIAILQHAESLAHSRQIYDMIGDIPHNENFSFAENGNHTKSLLTPDDVRRIKALLKKYDEDNQ, via the coding sequence TTGAATTTTTCGCAAAGATTGCAGGAAATTATGAAAAACAATGGAATTACGAAATTTAAGTTGTCGAAACAGTTAAATGTGTCCCCCAGCACGGTTGCGAATTGGCTGAACGGAGAAAGCAGGCCTAATATTGAGCGTATTCGGCAAATTGCAGAATTCTTTAACGTTTCAACAGATTTTCTGCTAACCGGCAATAACGCTTCAAGCCAGCAGATGCTCGTATCAAATGAATCTTTTGAGCAGTTGGAACGTATTTTATTAGACGCGTTCCGCAAGGTTTCGGTCAGCGATAAAATTGCCATTCTGCAGCACGCGGAGTCACTTGCTCACAGCAGGCAAATATATGATATGATTGGCGATATTCCTCACAACGAAAATTTTTCGTTTGCTGAAAACGGAAATCATACGAAGTCTCTGCTGACTCCAGATGATGTCAGACGGATAAAAGCACTTCTAAAAAAATACGATGAGGATAATCAATAA